One genomic segment of Mycolicibacterium gilvum includes these proteins:
- a CDS encoding SDR family oxidoreductase, protein MPTAMITGASGGLGSALADALAPTHTLFLAGRPSPRLDAVAERLGATTWPVDLADPDAMAAVVEPIVELDVLIHNAGVAYPGRVAESHVDEWRSTMAVNVVGAVALTLELLPALRAARGHVVFINSGAGINASPGLASYTASKFALRGFADSLRADEPTLRVTSVHPGRIATAMQEDLVAYEGRPYEPDRFLSPQTVARLTVDAINAPADAHVHEVIIRPNPAPR, encoded by the coding sequence GTGCCGACCGCGATGATCACCGGGGCCTCCGGCGGCCTCGGCAGCGCCCTTGCCGACGCGTTGGCGCCGACCCACACCCTGTTCCTGGCGGGGCGGCCGTCGCCGCGACTCGACGCGGTGGCCGAGCGTCTGGGCGCGACCACCTGGCCCGTCGACCTCGCCGATCCCGACGCGATGGCCGCCGTGGTCGAACCGATCGTCGAGCTCGATGTGCTGATCCACAACGCCGGCGTCGCCTATCCCGGCCGCGTCGCCGAATCCCACGTCGACGAATGGCGCTCGACGATGGCCGTCAACGTCGTCGGCGCCGTCGCGCTGACGCTCGAGCTGCTGCCGGCGTTGCGCGCCGCCCGCGGCCACGTCGTGTTCATCAACTCGGGCGCCGGTATCAACGCCTCCCCCGGGCTCGCGTCCTACACGGCGAGCAAGTTCGCGCTGCGCGGCTTCGCGGACTCGCTCCGGGCCGACGAGCCCACGCTGCGGGTCACCTCGGTGCACCCGGGACGCATCGCGACCGCGATGCAGGAGGACCTCGTCGCCTACGAGGGGCGTCCCTATGAGCCGGATCGGTTCCTGAGTCCGCAGACCGTGGCCCGGTTGACCGTCGACGCGATCAACGCGCCTGCCGACGCGCACGTCCACGAGGTGATCATCCGGCCGAACCCCGCGCCGCGGTGA
- the leuS gene encoding leucine--tRNA ligase — protein sequence MTETPIAPLDDTPRFRYTAVLAGEIERAWQQQWADSGTFHVDNPVGSLAPADGSAVPADKMFVQDMFPYPSGEGLHVGHPLGYIATDVYARYYRMTGRNVLHALGFDAFGLPAEQYAIQTGTHPRTRTEANIVNFRRQLGRLGLGHDSRRSFATTDVDYYKWTQWIFLQIFNAWFDTDQNRARPIRELIAEFEAGTRQVGDGRSWADLDAGARADLVDAHRLVYLADSVVNWCPGLGTVLANEEVTADGRSERGNFPVFRKRLRQWMMRITAYSDRLLEDLDVLDWPDKVKTMQRNWIGRSTGAEVQFSTAAGDIEVFTTRPDTLFGATYMVLAPEHDLVDRLVAPAWPDGTDARWTFGAATPAEAVAAYRAGIAAKSDLERQENKTKTGVFLGAYATNPANGQQVPVFIADYVLAGYGTGAIMAVPSGDQRDWDFATEFGLPIVEVVAGGDVTVEAYSGDGVMVNSGFLDGMDVATAKQAMTERLVADGRGRARVEYKLRDWLFARQRYWGEPFPVVYDSEGRAHGLPEGMLPVELPDVPDYSPVSFDPDDAGSEPSPPLGKVTDWVNVDLDLGDGLKPYTRDTNVMPQWAGSSWYELRYTDPYNSEALCAKENEAYWMGPRPAEHGPDDPGGVDLYVGGVEHAVLHLLYSRFWHKVLYDLGHVSSREPYRRLVNQGYIQAFAYTDSRGSYVPAAEVIERDGKFFWPGPDGETEVNQEFGKIGKSLKNSVSPDEICDNYGADTLRVYEMSMGPLEASRPWATKDVVGAYRFLQRVWRLVVDENTGETLATDDALDDDTLRLLHRTIAGTADDYASLRNNTAAAKLIEYTNHLTKQSVTARAALEPLVLMVAPLAPHLAEELWKRLGHEGSLAHGPFPVADERYLVEDTVEYPVQVNGKVRGRVTVPADAPADAVEAAALAEEKVVAFLDGRTPKKVIVVAGRLVNVVV from the coding sequence GTGACTGAAACGCCGATCGCACCGCTGGACGACACTCCCCGGTTCCGCTACACCGCGGTGCTCGCCGGCGAGATCGAGCGCGCGTGGCAGCAGCAGTGGGCGGATTCGGGCACGTTCCACGTCGACAACCCGGTCGGCTCTCTCGCCCCGGCCGACGGCAGCGCGGTGCCCGCTGACAAGATGTTCGTGCAGGACATGTTCCCGTACCCGTCGGGGGAGGGCCTGCACGTCGGTCATCCGCTCGGTTACATCGCGACGGACGTCTACGCCCGCTACTACCGGATGACCGGCCGTAATGTGTTGCACGCGTTGGGTTTCGATGCTTTCGGCCTGCCCGCCGAGCAGTATGCGATCCAGACCGGCACCCATCCGCGCACGCGGACCGAGGCCAACATCGTCAACTTCCGCCGCCAGCTGGGCCGGCTCGGTCTGGGACACGACTCCCGCCGCAGCTTCGCGACCACCGACGTCGACTACTACAAGTGGACACAGTGGATCTTCCTGCAGATCTTCAACGCGTGGTTCGACACCGACCAGAACAGGGCGCGCCCGATCCGCGAGCTGATCGCCGAGTTCGAGGCCGGCACCCGACAGGTCGGGGACGGCCGTTCCTGGGCGGACCTCGACGCCGGCGCCCGCGCAGACCTGGTCGACGCCCACCGGTTGGTGTATCTGGCGGATTCCGTGGTGAATTGGTGTCCCGGGCTGGGCACCGTGCTGGCCAACGAGGAGGTCACCGCCGACGGCCGTAGCGAACGCGGCAACTTCCCCGTGTTCCGGAAACGGCTGCGGCAGTGGATGATGCGCATCACCGCGTACTCCGACCGGCTGCTCGAAGACCTCGATGTGCTGGACTGGCCGGACAAGGTCAAGACCATGCAGCGCAACTGGATCGGCCGTTCGACCGGTGCCGAGGTCCAGTTCTCCACCGCCGCAGGAGATATCGAGGTTTTCACGACCCGGCCCGACACGCTGTTCGGCGCGACGTACATGGTGCTCGCACCCGAGCACGACCTCGTCGACCGCCTGGTCGCTCCGGCGTGGCCCGACGGCACCGACGCGCGCTGGACGTTCGGCGCGGCCACCCCTGCCGAGGCGGTGGCCGCCTACCGCGCCGGTATCGCGGCCAAATCCGACCTGGAGCGCCAGGAGAACAAGACCAAGACCGGCGTCTTCCTCGGCGCCTATGCGACGAATCCGGCCAACGGGCAGCAGGTTCCGGTGTTCATCGCCGACTACGTGCTGGCCGGCTACGGCACCGGAGCGATCATGGCGGTGCCCAGCGGAGACCAGCGCGACTGGGATTTCGCGACCGAGTTCGGGCTGCCGATCGTCGAGGTCGTCGCCGGCGGTGACGTCACGGTCGAGGCGTATTCGGGCGACGGCGTGATGGTGAACTCCGGCTTCCTCGACGGGATGGACGTCGCGACGGCCAAGCAGGCGATGACCGAGCGGTTGGTCGCTGACGGTCGCGGCCGGGCCCGTGTCGAGTACAAGCTGCGGGACTGGCTCTTCGCCCGGCAGCGCTACTGGGGTGAGCCGTTCCCCGTCGTCTACGACAGCGAGGGGCGCGCCCACGGCCTGCCCGAGGGCATGCTGCCGGTGGAACTGCCTGATGTGCCGGACTATTCGCCGGTGTCGTTCGACCCCGACGACGCCGGCAGCGAACCCTCGCCCCCGCTGGGCAAGGTCACCGACTGGGTGAACGTCGACCTCGACCTCGGTGACGGCCTGAAGCCCTACACCCGCGACACCAACGTGATGCCGCAGTGGGCCGGCAGCTCCTGGTACGAGCTGCGCTACACCGACCCGTACAACTCGGAAGCCCTGTGCGCCAAGGAGAACGAGGCGTACTGGATGGGACCGCGGCCCGCCGAGCACGGGCCCGACGATCCGGGCGGGGTCGACCTGTACGTCGGCGGCGTCGAGCACGCGGTGCTGCACCTGCTGTATTCGCGGTTCTGGCACAAGGTGCTGTACGACCTCGGCCATGTCAGCTCCCGCGAGCCCTACCGGCGGCTGGTGAACCAGGGCTACATCCAGGCGTTCGCGTACACCGACTCCCGTGGGTCCTACGTGCCCGCGGCCGAGGTGATCGAGCGGGACGGGAAGTTCTTCTGGCCGGGCCCCGACGGAGAGACAGAGGTCAACCAGGAGTTCGGCAAGATCGGTAAGAGCCTGAAGAACTCGGTGTCCCCCGACGAGATCTGCGACAACTACGGCGCGGACACCCTGCGGGTCTACGAGATGTCGATGGGTCCGCTGGAGGCGTCGCGACCGTGGGCGACCAAGGACGTCGTCGGCGCCTACCGATTCCTGCAGCGGGTGTGGCGCCTGGTGGTCGACGAGAACACCGGGGAGACCCTCGCGACCGACGACGCGCTCGACGACGACACGCTGCGGTTGCTGCACCGCACGATCGCGGGCACGGCCGATGATTACGCGTCGCTGCGCAACAACACCGCCGCCGCGAAGTTGATCGAGTACACCAATCACCTGACCAAGCAGTCGGTGACCGCGCGGGCGGCGTTGGAGCCGTTGGTCCTGATGGTCGCGCCGTTGGCGCCGCACCTGGCCGAGGAGCTGTGGAAGCGGCTCGGCCATGAGGGTTCGCTCGCCCACGGCCCGTTCCCGGTGGCCGACGAGCGGTATCTGGTGGAGGACACCGTCGAGTATCCGGTGCAGGTCAACGGCAAGGTCCGCGGCCGCGTCACGGTGCCGGCGGATGCGCCCGCCGACGCGGTCGAGGCTGCCGCGCTGGCCGAGGAGAAGGTCGTCGCGTTCCTCGACGGCCGGACCCCGAAGAAGGTGATCGTCGTCGCGGGCCGGCTGGTCAACGTCGTCGTCTGA
- a CDS encoding LpqN/LpqT family lipoprotein: MSESARHWRILAGGIGALAGIAGVLGVTSTASAQPAVPQPTVPQPVIPQASIPQVSVPQVSVPAPAAVASAVPAAANALPAAAPVAPAVPPAPRPPTIVPATSGTLAEFFAAKGVTLEPQNSRDFRALNIVLPMPRGWELIPDPNVPNAFAVLADRVGGNGLYSSNAQVIVYKLIGQFDPREAISHGFVESQKLPAWRTTDASLAEFGGMPSSVIEGTYRENNMTLNTSRRNVIATVGPDNYLVSLAVTTSVDQVVAAADATEAIVNGFKVSVPGPAPVMPLPGAPALPLPAAAPQAPGAPAVAPPPQLLGLQG, encoded by the coding sequence ATGAGCGAAAGCGCCCGTCACTGGCGGATTCTGGCAGGAGGTATCGGTGCGCTCGCCGGTATCGCCGGTGTGCTGGGCGTCACGTCGACGGCCTCCGCCCAGCCGGCAGTCCCGCAGCCCACCGTCCCCCAACCCGTCATCCCGCAGGCCTCCATCCCGCAGGTTTCCGTCCCGCAGGTTTCGGTGCCCGCACCGGCCGCCGTCGCATCGGCTGTCCCGGCCGCCGCCAACGCCCTGCCCGCCGCCGCGCCCGTCGCACCCGCGGTACCGCCGGCGCCCCGGCCGCCGACCATCGTGCCGGCCACCTCCGGCACCCTCGCCGAGTTCTTCGCCGCCAAGGGCGTCACCCTCGAACCGCAGAACAGCCGCGACTTCCGGGCGCTCAACATCGTGTTGCCTATGCCGCGCGGATGGGAACTGATCCCCGACCCGAACGTGCCCAACGCGTTCGCCGTCCTCGCCGACCGGGTCGGCGGCAACGGCCTGTACTCGTCGAACGCGCAGGTCATCGTGTACAAGCTGATCGGGCAGTTCGACCCGCGGGAGGCCATCAGCCACGGCTTCGTCGAAAGCCAGAAGCTGCCGGCGTGGCGCACCACCGACGCGTCGCTGGCCGAGTTCGGCGGCATGCCGTCGTCGGTCATCGAGGGCACCTACCGCGAGAACAACATGACGCTGAACACGTCGCGGCGCAACGTCATCGCGACGGTGGGCCCCGACAACTACCTGGTGTCGCTCGCGGTGACCACCAGCGTCGACCAGGTCGTGGCCGCCGCCGACGCGACCGAGGCCATCGTCAACGGATTCAAGGTCAGCGTGCCCGGACCCGCACCTGTGATGCCGCTTCCCGGCGCACCCGCGCTGCCGCTGCCCGCGGCCGCACCCCAAGCTCCCGGCGCCCCCGCAGTGGCTCCCCCGCCACAACTGCTGGGGTTGCAGGGATAA
- a CDS encoding YqgE/AlgH family protein, which produces MASPDDPEDYQDRAAPAAHRVRAGTMLLANTDLLEPTFRRSVIYVVEHNDGGTLGVVLNRASETAVYNVLPQWAKLAVKPKTMFIGGPVKRDAALCLGTLRVGSDPVGVPGLRHVQGRIVMVDLDADPDELAPILEGVRIFAGYSGWTIGQLEGEIERDDWIVLSALPTDVLVEPKVDLWARILRRQPMPLSLMATHPIDLSRN; this is translated from the coding sequence ATGGCTTCGCCCGACGATCCGGAGGATTACCAGGACAGGGCCGCGCCTGCCGCACACCGGGTCCGCGCAGGCACGATGCTGCTGGCCAACACCGATCTGCTGGAGCCGACGTTCCGGCGCAGCGTCATCTACGTGGTGGAGCACAACGACGGCGGCACGCTCGGGGTGGTGCTGAACCGGGCCAGCGAGACCGCGGTCTACAACGTGTTGCCGCAGTGGGCCAAGCTGGCGGTCAAGCCGAAGACGATGTTCATCGGTGGGCCGGTCAAGCGGGACGCCGCGCTGTGCCTGGGGACGCTGCGGGTGGGGTCGGATCCGGTCGGGGTGCCGGGGCTACGGCATGTGCAGGGCCGGATCGTGATGGTCGACCTGGACGCCGACCCCGATGAGCTGGCGCCGATCCTCGAGGGGGTGCGGATCTTCGCCGGGTATTCGGGGTGGACGATCGGGCAGCTCGAGGGTGAGATCGAGCGCGACGACTGGATCGTGTTGTCCGCGTTGCCCACCGATGTGCTGGTGGAGCCGAAGGTGGATCTGTGGGCGCGGATCCTGCGTCGGCAACCGATGCCGCTGTCGCTGATGGCGACGCACCCGATCGACCTCAGCAGGAACTGA
- a CDS encoding MFS transporter, whose translation MPDDRAPRTSWRAVQALPQFRRLLELRAVSQFAEGLFQAGIAGALLFNPEREADPWAIAGAFAALFLPYSLLGPFAGALLDRWDRRLVLIGANTGRVAIVLLVGVLLAAGAGDIPILLSALVANGFTRFVSSGLSAALPHVVPREQVIPMNSVANLISSIGAFAGAVFMLGPRWLFGAGDSGASITILMVTVPVGLALWLSMRFPPRLLGPDDSKRAVHGSVMYAVATGWLYGARTVLAVPTAASTLAGLAAHRMVFGINTLLMLVIVRHTETATVAGFGTTVLFVIAGGAGQFVATIATPALVTRWGRYAAPNGALALAAVVQLCAATLQLPVMIVCGFVLGAAGQVVKLCADSAMQIDVDDALRGHMFAVQDSLFWVAFIVAITGAAAVIPADGHSPALAVAGTGLYLAGLAAHAVMGRRGRRG comes from the coding sequence GTGCCCGACGACCGTGCGCCCCGTACGTCCTGGCGTGCGGTGCAGGCGCTGCCGCAGTTCCGCAGGCTGCTGGAACTGCGGGCGGTCAGCCAGTTCGCCGAGGGCCTGTTCCAGGCCGGCATCGCCGGGGCGCTGCTGTTCAACCCGGAGCGCGAAGCCGACCCCTGGGCCATCGCCGGCGCGTTCGCGGCACTGTTCCTGCCGTACTCGCTGCTCGGTCCGTTCGCCGGCGCCCTGCTGGACCGCTGGGACCGGCGGCTCGTGCTGATCGGCGCCAACACGGGCCGCGTCGCCATCGTTCTGCTGGTCGGTGTGCTGCTCGCCGCCGGGGCCGGTGACATTCCAATCCTGTTGAGCGCGTTGGTCGCCAACGGGTTCACCCGATTCGTCTCGTCCGGGCTTTCGGCGGCACTGCCTCACGTCGTACCCCGCGAGCAGGTCATCCCGATGAACTCGGTGGCCAACCTGATCAGCTCCATCGGCGCGTTCGCCGGGGCGGTCTTCATGCTCGGGCCGCGGTGGCTCTTCGGGGCCGGTGACTCCGGGGCCTCGATCACGATCCTGATGGTGACCGTTCCGGTCGGGCTGGCGCTGTGGTTGTCGATGCGCTTCCCGCCACGGCTGCTCGGACCCGACGACAGCAAGCGCGCCGTGCACGGGTCGGTGATGTACGCCGTCGCGACGGGCTGGCTCTACGGCGCCCGAACCGTGCTCGCCGTCCCGACCGCGGCGTCCACCCTCGCCGGGCTCGCCGCGCACCGCATGGTCTTCGGCATCAACACGCTGCTGATGCTCGTCATCGTGCGGCACACCGAGACCGCGACGGTCGCCGGCTTCGGCACCACGGTGCTGTTCGTGATCGCCGGTGGTGCCGGGCAGTTCGTCGCCACGATCGCGACACCCGCGCTGGTCACCAGGTGGGGCCGCTACGCCGCACCCAACGGCGCGCTGGCGCTGGCCGCCGTGGTGCAGCTCTGCGCCGCCACGCTGCAGTTGCCGGTGATGATCGTCTGCGGGTTCGTGCTCGGCGCGGCCGGGCAGGTGGTGAAGTTGTGCGCCGACTCCGCGATGCAGATCGACGTCGACGACGCGCTGCGCGGGCACATGTTCGCGGTTCAGGATTCGCTGTTCTGGGTGGCGTTCATCGTGGCGATCACCGGCGCCGCCGCGGTCATCCCCGCCGACGGCCACTCCCCCGCGCTCGCGGTCGCGGGCACCGGCCTCTATCTCGCCGGGCTGGCCGCGCACGCAGTGATGGGACGGCGCGGCCGGCGGGGCTAG
- a CDS encoding TIGR03084 family metal-binding protein, with protein MAAAAPLIAELRAESDELDALVADLTPQQWTLSTPAPGWTIAHQIAHLLWTDRVAVLAVTDEARFADVVAASAHDSAFVDTAAAELAVLPPAELLADWRTTRAALHDALLAVTDGRKLPWFGPPMSAASMATARLMETWAHGLDVADTLGTVRIPTSRLRSIAHIGVRTRDFAFAVHGLTPPPEPFHVKLRAPDGSTWSWGTEDADQRVEGSAEHFCMLVTQRRPPAALDVVATGLDAQRWLTIAQAFAGPPGAGRD; from the coding sequence ATGGCCGCAGCCGCCCCCCTGATCGCCGAACTGCGTGCCGAGAGCGACGAACTCGACGCCCTCGTCGCCGATCTCACCCCGCAGCAGTGGACGCTGTCGACCCCCGCGCCGGGCTGGACGATCGCCCACCAGATCGCCCACCTGCTGTGGACCGACCGGGTCGCGGTGCTCGCGGTCACCGACGAGGCCCGCTTCGCCGACGTGGTCGCCGCGTCGGCCCACGATTCCGCATTCGTCGACACCGCCGCCGCCGAGCTCGCGGTACTTCCCCCGGCCGAGCTGCTGGCCGATTGGCGCACCACCCGCGCCGCGCTGCACGACGCACTCCTCGCCGTCACCGACGGCCGCAAGCTGCCGTGGTTCGGGCCTCCGATGAGCGCCGCGTCGATGGCGACCGCCCGGCTCATGGAGACCTGGGCGCACGGACTCGATGTCGCCGACACCCTCGGCACCGTCCGGATCCCCACCTCGCGTCTGCGGTCGATCGCCCACATCGGCGTCCGCACAAGGGATTTCGCGTTCGCCGTGCACGGCTTGACCCCACCGCCGGAACCGTTCCACGTGAAACTCCGCGCACCCGACGGGTCGACGTGGAGCTGGGGAACCGAGGACGCCGACCAGCGCGTCGAGGGCTCGGCCGAACACTTCTGCATGCTCGTCACCCAGCGTCGGCCTCCCGCCGCCCTCGACGTCGTCGCGACCGGCCTCGACGCACAGCGGTGGCTGACCATCGCGCAGGCTTTCGCCGGCCCACCCGGCGCCGGCCGGGACTGA